One Mycolicibacterium parafortuitum DNA segment encodes these proteins:
- a CDS encoding YqgE/AlgH family protein: MGQPDDPEEYQDRAAPIAPRVRAGTLLLADTDLLEPTFRRSVIYVVEHNDGGTLGVVLNRPSETPVYNVLPQWAKLAAKPKTMFIGGPVKRDSALCLGTLREGADPSGAAGLRHVQGRVVMVDLDADPDSLAPMLQGVRIFAGYSGWTIGQLEGEIERDDWIVLSALPSDVLVEPRVDLWGRILRRQPMPLSLLATHPIDLSRN, from the coding sequence ATGGGCCAGCCCGACGATCCGGAGGAGTACCAGGACAGGGCCGCACCGATCGCGCCCCGGGTCCGCGCGGGGACGTTGCTGCTGGCCGACACCGACCTGCTGGAGCCGACCTTCCGGCGCAGCGTCATCTACGTCGTCGAGCACAACGACGGCGGCACCCTCGGGGTGGTGCTGAACCGGCCGAGCGAGACGCCGGTCTATAACGTGCTGCCGCAGTGGGCGAAGCTGGCGGCCAAACCGAAGACGATGTTCATCGGCGGGCCGGTGAAACGCGATTCGGCGCTGTGCCTGGGAACCCTGCGCGAGGGCGCCGATCCGTCCGGGGCGGCAGGCCTGCGCCACGTGCAGGGCCGGGTGGTGATGGTCGATCTGGACGCCGACCCGGATTCGTTGGCCCCGATGCTTCAGGGAGTCCGGATCTTCGCGGGCTATTCGGGCTGGACCATCGGACAGCTCGAAGGTGAGATCGAGCGTGACGACTGGATCGTGTTGTCCGCGTTACCTTCTGACGTTCTGGTAGAGCCGCGGGTCGATCTGTGGGGCCGGATCCTGCGCCGCCAGCCGATGCCGCTGTCGCTGCTGGCGACCCATCCGATCGACCTGAGCCGGAACTAG
- a CDS encoding LpqN/LpqT family lipoprotein, translating to MSENARRWRTLAGGIGALAAGVTGVLGVTSTASAQPVSPQPALPAPATVTQTVTVTPNAAAPALQAPVAAPTGAPAAAVAVPAAASAAPVVPPRPVTTIVPATSGTLAEFFAAKGVAMEPQSATDFRALNIVLPKPRGWEHIPDPNVPDAFAVLADRVGGNGLYSSNAQVKVYKLVGEFDPKEAISHGFVDSQKLPAWRSTDASMADFGGMPSALIEGTYRENTLTLNTSRRHVIATAGADRYLVSLAVTTSVDQVVAAADATDAIVNGFKVGIPGPAPVMPLPGTPALPLPAAAPQAPSVPAAAPPPQLLGLQG from the coding sequence ATGAGCGAAAACGCCCGTCGCTGGCGGACTCTGGCAGGGGGGATCGGCGCATTGGCCGCCGGTGTCACCGGTGTGCTGGGTGTCACGTCGACGGCTTCCGCTCAGCCCGTGTCACCCCAGCCCGCGCTACCCGCACCGGCCACGGTGACCCAGACAGTCACCGTCACCCCGAACGCCGCGGCCCCCGCGTTGCAGGCCCCGGTAGCCGCCCCCACAGGCGCACCCGCCGCCGCGGTCGCGGTACCCGCGGCGGCCAGCGCCGCCCCCGTGGTGCCGCCGCGCCCGGTGACCACCATCGTGCCCGCGACCTCGGGCACCCTCGCCGAGTTCTTCGCGGCCAAGGGCGTCGCGATGGAACCGCAAAGCGCCACCGACTTCAGGGCGCTGAACATCGTGTTGCCGAAGCCGCGGGGCTGGGAACACATCCCCGACCCGAACGTGCCCGACGCGTTCGCCGTGCTGGCCGACCGTGTCGGCGGCAACGGGCTGTACTCGTCGAACGCGCAGGTGAAGGTCTACAAGCTGGTCGGCGAGTTCGACCCGAAGGAAGCCATCAGCCACGGCTTCGTCGACAGCCAGAAGCTGCCCGCGTGGCGCTCCACCGACGCGTCGATGGCCGACTTCGGCGGGATGCCGTCGGCGCTGATCGAGGGCACCTACCGCGAGAACACCCTGACGCTGAACACCTCGCGGCGCCACGTCATCGCGACCGCCGGAGCCGACCGGTACCTGGTGTCGCTGGCGGTGACCACCAGTGTCGACCAGGTGGTCGCGGCCGCCGACGCCACAGATGCGATCGTCAACGGCTTCAAGGTCGGCATCCCCGGCCCAGCACCGGTGATGCCGCTTCCCGGCACCCCCGCGCTGCCGCTACCCGCGGCCGCACCCCAAGCTCCCAGCGTTCCGGCAGCGGCTCCCCCGCCACAGCTGCTGGGATTGCAGGGATAA
- the ctaD gene encoding aa3-type cytochrome oxidase subunit I: protein MAVEAPNLLALEPRRPFPARLGPKGNLLYKLITTTDHKLIGIMYIVTCFAFFLVGGLMALLIRTELASPGLQFLSNEQYNQLFTMHGTVMLLFYATPIVFGFANLVLPLQIGAPDVAFPRLNSFSFWLFLFGGLIAMAGFIVPGGAADFGWTAYSPLTDAIHSPGPGGDLLIMGLAVGGLGTILGGVNMITTVVCMRAPGMTMFRMPIFTWNILVTSILVLMAFPILTAALFALAADRHLGAHVYDPANGGAILWQHLFWFFGHPEVYIVALPFFGIVTEIFPVFSRKPIFGYTTLIYATLGIAALSVVVWAHHMFATGAVLLPFFAFSTYLIAVPTGIKFFNWIGTMWKGRLTFETPMLFSVGFIATFLLGGLSGVILASPPLDFHVTDSYFVIAHFHYVLFGTIVFATYAGIYFWFPKMTGRLLDERLGKLHFWLTFIGFHVTFLVQHWLGDEGMPRRYADYLPSDGFTTLNVVSTIGAFILGLSTLPFLWNVFKSWRYGEVVTVDDPWGYGNSLEWATSCPPPRHNFTELPRIRSERPAFELHYPHMVERMRSEAHVGKHATAGESPEGFGPRTEPDRS, encoded by the coding sequence ATGGCTGTCGAGGCACCGAACCTGCTGGCTCTCGAGCCGAGACGACCGTTTCCCGCGCGCCTCGGCCCGAAGGGCAACCTTCTCTACAAACTGATCACCACCACCGATCACAAGCTGATCGGGATCATGTACATCGTCACCTGCTTCGCCTTCTTCCTGGTGGGCGGATTGATGGCACTGTTGATCCGCACCGAACTCGCCTCGCCCGGACTGCAGTTCCTGTCCAACGAGCAGTACAACCAGCTGTTCACCATGCACGGCACGGTGATGCTGCTGTTCTACGCCACCCCGATCGTGTTCGGGTTCGCCAATCTCGTTCTGCCGCTGCAGATCGGCGCGCCCGACGTCGCCTTCCCGCGGCTGAACTCGTTCTCGTTCTGGCTGTTCCTGTTCGGCGGTCTGATCGCGATGGCCGGGTTCATCGTGCCCGGCGGCGCCGCGGACTTCGGGTGGACGGCGTACTCGCCGCTGACCGATGCGATCCACTCCCCGGGCCCCGGCGGGGACCTGTTGATCATGGGTCTGGCCGTCGGTGGTCTGGGCACCATCCTCGGCGGCGTCAACATGATCACCACCGTGGTGTGTATGCGCGCCCCCGGCATGACCATGTTCCGGATGCCGATCTTCACCTGGAACATCCTGGTGACCTCGATCCTGGTGCTGATGGCCTTCCCGATCCTGACCGCGGCGCTGTTCGCGTTGGCCGCCGACCGGCATCTCGGCGCCCACGTGTACGACCCCGCCAACGGCGGCGCGATCTTGTGGCAGCACCTGTTCTGGTTCTTCGGCCACCCCGAGGTGTACATCGTGGCGCTGCCGTTCTTCGGCATCGTGACCGAGATCTTCCCGGTGTTCAGCCGCAAGCCGATCTTCGGCTACACCACGCTGATCTACGCGACGCTGGGTATCGCGGCACTGTCGGTGGTGGTGTGGGCGCACCACATGTTCGCCACCGGTGCAGTGCTGCTGCCGTTCTTCGCGTTCAGCACCTACCTGATCGCGGTGCCGACCGGTATCAAGTTCTTCAACTGGATCGGCACGATGTGGAAGGGCCGGTTGACGTTCGAGACGCCGATGTTGTTCTCGGTCGGCTTCATCGCGACGTTCCTGCTCGGTGGTCTGTCGGGGGTGATCCTGGCCAGTCCGCCGCTGGACTTCCATGTCACCGACAGCTATTTCGTGATCGCGCACTTCCACTACGTGCTGTTCGGCACCATCGTGTTCGCGACCTACGCCGGCATCTACTTCTGGTTCCCGAAGATGACCGGACGGCTGCTCGACGAGCGTCTCGGCAAGCTGCACTTCTGGCTGACGTTCATCGGTTTTCACGTCACGTTCCTGGTGCAGCACTGGCTGGGTGACGAGGGCATGCCGCGTCGCTACGCCGACTATCTGCCCTCCGACGGTTTCACGACGCTGAACGTCGTGTCCACGATCGGCGCGTTCATCCTGGGCCTGTCGACGCTGCCGTTCCTGTGGAACGTGTTCAAGAGCTGGCGCTACGGCGAGGTCGTCACCGTCGATGACCCGTGGGGCTACGGCAACTCCCTGGAGTGGGCCACCAGCTGCCCGCCGCCGCGCCACAATTTCACCGAGCTGCCCCGGATCCGTTC
- a CDS encoding MFS transporter, which yields MPDDATRTSWRAVRALPDFRRLLELRAVSQFAEGLFQAGIAGALLFNPEREADPWAIAGAFAALFLPYSLLGPFAGALLDRWDRRLVLIGANTGRVAVILVVGALLAAGAGDIPILLSALVANGFTRFVSAGLSAALPHVVPRDQVIAMNSVATLTSSIGAFTGAIFMLLPRWLFGAGDSGSSITILMVAVPVAGALWLSMRFPPRLLGPDPSAAAVHGSVVYAVATGWLHGARTVIAVPTVASTLAGLASHRMVFGINTLLMLVMVRHVEDATVAGFGITVLFVMAGGTGQFLATIATPALIRKWGRYATPNGALLLAACVQLCGATLQLPVMIVCGLVLGAAGQVVKLCVDSAMQIDVADALRGHLFAVQDALFWMAFIAAISCAAAVIPADGRSPGLAVAGSVLYLVGLAIHATVGRRARRG from the coding sequence GTGCCAGACGACGCAACCCGGACGTCATGGCGTGCGGTGCGGGCGCTGCCCGACTTCCGCAGACTGCTGGAACTGCGGGCAGTCAGCCAGTTCGCCGAGGGACTGTTCCAGGCGGGCATTGCCGGCGCGCTGCTGTTCAACCCGGAACGCGAGGCCGATCCGTGGGCCATCGCCGGTGCGTTCGCCGCGCTGTTCCTGCCCTACTCGCTGCTCGGCCCGTTCGCCGGTGCGCTGCTGGACCGCTGGGACCGCCGACTGGTGCTCATCGGCGCCAACACCGGGCGGGTGGCGGTGATCCTGGTGGTCGGGGCGCTGCTGGCAGCCGGGGCCGGCGACATCCCGATCCTGTTGAGCGCGTTGGTCGCCAACGGTTTCACCCGGTTCGTGTCCGCCGGCCTGTCGGCGGCGCTGCCGCACGTCGTGCCGCGCGATCAGGTGATCGCGATGAACTCGGTGGCAACGCTGACCAGCTCGATCGGCGCGTTCACGGGCGCGATCTTCATGCTGCTGCCGCGCTGGCTGTTCGGCGCAGGCGATTCGGGATCATCGATCACGATTCTGATGGTCGCGGTTCCGGTCGCGGGCGCACTGTGGCTGTCGATGCGGTTCCCGCCCCGGCTCCTCGGCCCCGACCCCTCCGCGGCCGCGGTGCACGGGTCGGTCGTCTACGCCGTCGCGACAGGATGGCTGCACGGAGCGCGCACCGTGATCGCCGTCCCGACGGTGGCCTCGACACTGGCCGGGCTCGCATCGCACCGGATGGTGTTCGGGATCAACACACTGCTGATGCTGGTGATGGTCCGCCACGTCGAGGATGCCACGGTCGCCGGGTTCGGCATCACGGTGCTGTTCGTGATGGCCGGCGGCACCGGACAGTTCCTCGCGACCATCGCCACGCCCGCGCTGATCAGGAAGTGGGGCCGATACGCGACGCCGAACGGCGCGCTGCTGCTGGCGGCCTGCGTGCAATTGTGCGGCGCCACACTGCAACTGCCGGTGATGATCGTCTGCGGCCTGGTGCTCGGCGCGGCCGGTCAGGTGGTCAAGCTGTGCGTCGACTCGGCGATGCAGATCGATGTCGCCGACGCGCTGCGCGGCCACCTGTTCGCGGTGCAGGACGCGCTGTTCTGGATGGCGTTCATCGCTGCGATCTCCTGCGCAGCCGCGGTGATCCCCGCCGACGGCCGTTCCCCCGGCCTGGCGGTGGCCGGCTCGGTGCTTTATCTGGTGGGCCTGGCGATCCACGCGACGGTAGGACGGCGCGCGCGACGCGGCTAG
- the leuS gene encoding leucine--tRNA ligase has protein sequence MTETPNRSAVADDTPRFRYTAELAGEIERAWQQQWAQDGTFHVDNPVGALAPADGGQVPADKMFVQDMFPYPSGEGLHVGHPLGYIATDVYARYYRMAGRNVLHALGFDAFGLPAEQYAIQTGTHPRTRTEANIVNFRRQLGRLGLGHDSRRSFSTTDVDFYKWTQWIFLQIFNAWFDPEQNKARPISELIAEFEAGTREVGDGRKWADLDAGARADVVDSHRLVYLADSVVNWCPGLGTVLANEEVTADGRSERGNFPVFRKRLRQWMMRITAYSDRLLDDLELLDWPDKVKTMQRNWIGRSTGASVQFGTDAGDIEVFTTRPDTLFGATYMVLAPEHDLVDRLVAQAWPEGTDERWTFGAATPVEAVAAYRASIAAKSDLERQENKSKTGVFLGSYATNPANGQQVPVFIADYVLAGYGTGAIMAVPGGDQRDWDFATAFGLPIVEVVSGGDVSVEAYTGDGVMVNSGFLDGMDVTSAKQAMTERLTADGRGRERVEYKLRDWLFARQRYWGEPFPVVYDSDGRAHGLPEHMLPVELPDVPDYSPVSFDPNDADSEPSPPLAKVTDWVTVELDLGDGPKQYTRDTNVMPQWAGSSWYELRYTDPTNTEAMCAKENEAYWMGPRPAEHGPDDPGGVDLYVGGVEHAVLHLLYSRFWHKVLYDLGHVSSREPYRRLVNQGYIQAFAYTDSRGAYVPAAEVTERDRKFYWTGPDGEIEVNQEFGKIGKSLKNSVSPDEICDNYGADTLRVYEMSMGPLEASRPWATKDVVGAYRFLQRVWRLVVNEDSGETIATDDALDDDTLRLLHRTIAGTAEDYAALRNNTAAAKLIEYTNHLTKQSVTARAALEPLVLMLAPLAPHLAEELWKRLGHDSSLAHGPFPVADERYLVEDTVEYPVQVNGKVRGRVTVPADAAADAVEAVALADEKVVAFLDGKAPKKVIVVPGRLVNVVV, from the coding sequence GTGACTGAAACGCCGAATCGATCCGCTGTGGCCGACGACACTCCCCGGTTCCGCTACACCGCGGAGCTCGCCGGTGAGATCGAGCGCGCGTGGCAGCAGCAGTGGGCGCAGGACGGCACCTTCCATGTCGACAACCCGGTGGGGGCGCTCGCGCCGGCCGACGGCGGCCAGGTGCCCGCGGACAAGATGTTCGTCCAGGACATGTTCCCGTACCCGTCGGGCGAGGGTCTGCACGTCGGGCACCCGCTCGGCTACATCGCGACTGATGTATACGCCCGCTACTACCGGATGGCCGGTCGTAATGTGTTGCACGCGTTGGGGTTCGACGCGTTCGGCCTGCCCGCCGAGCAGTACGCGATCCAGACCGGCACGCATCCGCGCACGCGCACCGAGGCCAACATCGTCAACTTCCGCCGCCAGCTCGGCCGGCTGGGGCTCGGCCACGACTCACGGCGCAGCTTCTCCACCACCGACGTCGACTTCTACAAGTGGACGCAATGGATCTTCCTGCAGATCTTCAACGCGTGGTTCGACCCGGAGCAGAACAAGGCCCGCCCGATCTCGGAGCTGATCGCCGAGTTCGAGGCCGGTACGCGTGAGGTCGGCGACGGGCGCAAATGGGCGGACCTCGACGCGGGCGCGCGCGCCGACGTCGTCGACTCGCACCGGCTGGTCTACCTTGCCGATTCGGTGGTCAACTGGTGCCCCGGGCTGGGCACGGTGCTGGCCAACGAGGAGGTCACCGCCGACGGCCGCAGCGAGCGCGGCAACTTCCCGGTGTTCAGAAAGCGCTTGCGGCAGTGGATGATGCGGATCACCGCGTACTCCGACCGGTTGCTGGACGACCTGGAGCTGCTGGACTGGCCGGACAAGGTCAAGACGATGCAGCGCAACTGGATCGGGCGTTCGACGGGCGCCTCCGTCCAATTCGGCACCGACGCAGGCGATATCGAGGTGTTCACCACCCGCCCCGACACGTTGTTCGGAGCGACGTACATGGTGCTGGCACCCGAGCACGACCTGGTGGACCGGTTGGTCGCGCAGGCCTGGCCCGAGGGCACCGACGAGCGGTGGACGTTCGGGGCGGCCACCCCGGTCGAGGCGGTCGCGGCCTACCGGGCGTCGATCGCGGCCAAGTCCGATCTGGAGCGGCAGGAGAACAAGTCCAAGACCGGTGTGTTCCTGGGCTCCTATGCGACGAATCCCGCCAACGGGCAACAGGTTCCGGTGTTCATCGCCGACTACGTGCTGGCCGGTTACGGCACCGGCGCGATCATGGCGGTGCCCGGCGGTGATCAGCGCGACTGGGATTTCGCCACCGCGTTCGGGTTGCCGATCGTCGAGGTGGTCAGCGGCGGGGACGTGTCGGTGGAGGCGTACACCGGTGACGGTGTGATGGTGAACTCCGGCTTCCTGGACGGGATGGACGTCACGTCGGCGAAGCAGGCGATGACCGAGCGGCTGACCGCCGACGGGCGGGGCCGCGAGCGCGTCGAATACAAGCTGCGGGACTGGCTTTTCGCGCGGCAGAGATACTGGGGTGAGCCGTTCCCCGTCGTCTACGACAGCGACGGCCGCGCCCACGGCCTGCCTGAGCACATGCTGCCGGTCGAACTGCCCGACGTGCCGGACTACTCGCCGGTGTCGTTCGACCCGAACGACGCCGACAGCGAGCCGTCACCGCCGCTGGCGAAGGTGACCGACTGGGTCACCGTCGAGCTCGATCTCGGCGATGGTCCCAAGCAGTACACGCGCGACACCAACGTGATGCCGCAATGGGCGGGTAGCTCCTGGTACGAGCTGCGCTACACCGACCCGACCAACACAGAGGCGATGTGCGCCAAGGAGAACGAGGCGTACTGGATGGGTCCCCGGCCCGCCGAGCACGGGCCCGACGATCCGGGCGGCGTCGACCTGTACGTGGGCGGTGTCGAGCACGCGGTGCTTCACCTGCTGTACTCGCGGTTCTGGCACAAGGTGCTCTACGACCTGGGCCATGTCAGCTCGCGCGAGCCGTATCGCCGGCTGGTGAACCAGGGCTACATCCAGGCTTTCGCGTACACGGACTCCCGCGGTGCCTACGTGCCCGCCGCAGAGGTGACCGAGCGTGACCGAAAGTTCTACTGGACCGGCCCCGACGGGGAGATCGAGGTCAACCAGGAGTTCGGCAAGATCGGCAAGAGCCTGAAGAACTCGGTGTCGCCGGACGAGATCTGCGACAACTACGGCGCGGACACGCTGCGCGTCTACGAGATGTCGATGGGCCCGCTGGAGGCGTCCCGGCCGTGGGCCACCAAGGACGTCGTCGGCGCGTACCGGTTCCTGCAGCGGGTGTGGCGGTTGGTGGTCAACGAGGACTCGGGGGAGACGATCGCGACGGACGATGCGCTCGACGACGACACGTTGCGGTTGCTGCACCGCACCATCGCCGGGACGGCGGAGGATTACGCGGCGCTGCGCAACAACACCGCCGCGGCCAAGCTCATCGAGTACACCAATCACCTGACCAAGCAGTCGGTGACGGCGCGGGCCGCGCTGGAACCCCTGGTGCTGATGCTGGCTCCGCTGGCCCCGCACCTGGCTGAGGAACTGTGGAAGCGGCTGGGCCACGACTCGTCGCTGGCGCACGGACCGTTCCCGGTGGCCGACGAGCGCTACCTCGTCGAAGACACCGTCGAGTACCCGGTCCAGGTCAACGGCAAGGTCCGCGGCCGGGTCACGGTGCCCGCGGACGCGGCCGCCGACGCGGTCGAGGCGGTCGCGCTGGCCGACGAGAAGGTCGTCGCGTTCCTCGACGGCAAGGCCCCGAAGAAGGTCATCGTGGTGCCCGGCCGGCTGGTCAACGTGGTGGTCTGA